The DNA region CTATCTCCGATCAACATCAAACCCCTGGTCTCACCTGCCCCGAAGCCGTACTCACCCTCAGGATTCATCAGCAGCGGCCAGTGAACCAGGAACAGATCAACGTAATCCAACCCCAGACTCTTCAAGCTCTTGTCCAATCCTTCCTCGACGCGGGTGTTGTACGTAGTCCAGACTTTGCTCACGACAAAGATGTCCTCTCGTTTCACTTTGCCGGCGGAAAAGGCCTCCGCGAGCCCCTGGCCGACTTCATCTTCGTTGGCGTAGCAGTAGGCGCCGTCGATGAGCGTGTAGCCGTTTTGGAGGGCGTAGGAGACGGCGGAGGCTACCTGGCCTGGGGGCGACTGCCAGGTTCCCAGGCCGATGGACGGGATTTTGGCGccggtgttgagggtgaagTGTTTGGGGGGCATTTTGGGATTTGTCCTGAGGTGAGATAAGTGACGGACGAATAGGCGAGACAGTTTGATTCtgggcaaaaaaaaacaaaaaaaaaaaaacaaaaaaaaaaagaggaattGAGAAACAGCTTTGGACTGGAAGTAAAATACAGATCAAGGAGTGTTCAACACGGCTAAGTAGCAGCAGGTATCCAGCTTATACCATGGATCCCACGCGGAGAAAGAGAGCTATCCGGCTAAATGAGAGGACGGAGCAAAAGCGCGTCGAGGGCAGATCATGGAGTCTCACGACAGCGGGCAGGCGGAAGGCGACTGTTCTGCTCTCTCCGTATTGCTTGAAAATACAGGGATCTCTCGTCTGGATAGGGACAAAGACGGCCAAGTCTGAGGTCTGCCTACAATCTCAACGTGAAAGCTGCCCCTCATGATGGCATCAAAAACCCCACAGTCACATCCGACCCCCTCTCGTACCGCTGCGGTCTCCAACACCGTCTTTAGGCACTTTGATAGGTGGAAAATTGCTCCCGTTACCACTCGTCTCAGGAAATACAGGACAAGTTTCCCCGTGTCTTCAAGTCTTTCAATCTGCAGGTCAGAGCTAGGCTTCTTCAAACTCTCAATGCTTTCCCATTCAAGACAACCAGCGATAGTCTGGCACGCTTTGCCTCACTGCCTCCCTTTTCTGTACACAGCCATTCAGGCAGCCCCCTTCTTTGTCTTCCCAAGAAACAAGATACAAAAAAGACCACACGCCCACCCATCATTATTACCAAGGTTCTGTCTACCATGCTTGCAACGAAAGATTCTACCGAGAAAACGCCGGCGCGAAcatcaaaaaaaaatgaaGTACGCGGTAGTCCCCGTATGCGAGTAGCAGCagttaaaaaaaaggaagggcATAATTATACAAGAGAATCGTAACTTTGGGAACAACCCAAAAGACTACCCGGCGATCAACACCCAGAGCAGGAAGAATATCATCTAGAAACATCATATCAGCGAGCTGCATAGACATGGCCTGAAGGGAAGGTAACCCACAAGAACGCCAAACATCTTGGCTAACAACcacctgttgctgctgactCGTGACCAGTACTTGAGAAGCTCTTTCTGTGCGCCCTCGACATTGTCCACGACGTCCTCTCTGCATACGGATATTAGCTAATGGCATCACGTAATAgagtggtggaagaaggggctCACGTGTTGGCATCGATTCTTTGAATCATCTCTGATTGTTCGCTGACCATGCCAGCTAGTTGACCGAAGCTGGAGAAATTGATCAGCTGTGGTCATCTTGATCTTCAGGTTCAGAGAAGAACTCACATGGACCCCAGTTCGTTGATGGTAGATTCAATGGCTTCGATGGCTTGCCCTCTTTGCTGAATGTAGTTGTTCtggccaccctcctccatcatctggAGCTGCATCTGCTGGTCTACCACTGGGTTCAGAGAAATCAAGTCATTCCCCGGTGATGGTGTCCCCCGGTTTGGCGTGCCGTATAGCGGGGAGGCAGATTGCTGCAAGGAAAGCTGCGCATGTTGCCCGACGTTAGAGACAAATGCCTCggtccttgacctcgagGCCTGGATGTTCTTGGTTCTGATCTCCAACACGTCCTGTCACGGCATCAGTGCGCGTTCAGATATCCGACTGGGGTGTGTTTTGTCCTACCTTGAAGTTCGCGCTGACATCCCCCAACTTGCCCTGCAAGAGAAGCAAAatgttcttgttgttctccCCCTCTTGGTCCGGTTTTGGGTGCAGCCGTCTGGAAAGGGCCTGGAGATTTCGGATATCCTCATTGAGGCGGGACAGATCTtgcttgatgatgaaggTCAACTCGTTCACCTCGACCGGGTTGTCGTCGAAGAGGGATcgcttcttggccagctgaGCCAGCTTTTGCAGCTTGCCCATAGTAGCCGAGATTCCTCTGCCGATTTCTGCCGCACTCCGTGCAAACTCTGAGCGCTTGGGTTTGGCATCGCCGTTGGCGGCGCTTTGTTGACTGCCGCCGAGGAGTCTTTGCGATCCAGGTTTTGCCACTTGCTTGCGCTTCGCGGCGCTGACAATGTGACGGAATTCCGCCGTGCGGTCGTTGATCGCGACGGCCATTTTGAAAGCCGCTCGGTGACGAAGACTGGGATATCGGTCGTGGCTGTCTCTGGTATTTGTTCCCGATGATGTGATCGAAGACGATTAGGATACGATACGGGTTTTTTGCTGTCGCGATGCGCCCGTGTGGACTGAAGAAAGGCGAGCTGAGGAAAGGTGTCCAGATAGGGAACGCGATGTTGATTAATTAAAAGTTGGGTACGTAAATGCGAAAGCCGGCAGCGAGGGTCTTGTCGGAAGAATGGTCAGAATGGGGCGCCTATGACGGCTGGAAACGGTTGGCGATGTCCAAGATGTCGTCGTGATTGAAGGAAACGTGGTGTTGTTTCGGCAAGGAACGCTTGGACCCCCTTTGACTTGCGTAAGGTGTGGGCACAGTGCAGACGATGCGGGAACTGTGGCTGGGACTGTGCGAATAGCGCAGGGTCCTGATCTCGTCACTCTCTTAATCAGCAGCGCTGTAGCGACTTTGTATATAGAGTTACAGGTGCTACTTGGAGTGATACAGCAAGAGTGCACTTTATGAAAATAGGTGTATCTATGTACGGCAGAGCTGCCAGAGAGCAATCAGCAAAGCCAGGCCTGGTTTGAAGCTCCGTACGAATTACACTCGCCTCCTGGGCAATCCGATGACGCGCGGCAATGGGCATCCAGTGCCCGCAATCTAGCCAGGTAGCATCGACACAGCCCCGCGCAAGGGACCGGGCCATCTGCTCGTGATAGTTTGATAAGCTATGAGGTCTGCCGACAGTCGTATGGAGTTCTCGATCCACCAGTTCAGTAACTGCAGGAACACACCAAAAAGACCAGGGGCCGTGGCCTTGTCACAAGACTTCGTGAGATGCTGGGGGCAGCTGCATCACCGTTAAGAGCGAGGTTCTGGAAGAACTGGAATGGATCTTCCTCATTGGCTATGATGAGAACTTGGTGGAAGCTCAACCACAGGGATTAACCCGCCTTCCAAAGCGTCATTCTTCAGCAAACTGGCCTCGTGTCTTGGATGTCCTCAATCTCAAACAATTTCAAGATGCATGTGCACAATTAATCCGATTGTCTTCGACCAGACAATGAAtgcctttctttttttttgggcaTCAGCAAGACTTGGCCGGACCCCACAAAGTCAAATCCACCCCGAATCCGCGCGCCTCTGATCCTTGTCCCCAAATCGTGAACCCCAGCAGATCCATAGTGGAATTCGTTCATGATCGGGTGGACCGCTGGGAAACCCCGAATGACATCTGCCCATCTTCTCTCCTTCATAACTGTCCACGTTCGCCCGACCAGCCGTGCTTCGTGAACCTGTCCCTCAAGCTTTGGTTCTCAAACAACTCCTCGCGACCAACTTGAGCCGACAACTGATCCGGTTTGAGCCACTGGACGAAACCCGTGCTACACCCGCGGGCTCTGTTTTGCCGCATTCTGGCCGACAGACCCAACTTGCATTATTGGGGCGCTCTCCTACTTCCAAGCTCCCCTTCCGAAAAGCCTCTGAATTTGCGCCATTGGAGGAGCTGTTACTGCGTCTGCAGGCTCGAAGCTGCTGAAAAACCAACTGGACGGCACAATGGACGACGGCTCCTATGGGAATGTATTTCCTACAAACCGGTCCATGTAAGCAGATTGTGCCACCCCGCTGCGTTCCCGTTGCCCAACCTCGGTGCGCACAGCAGTGCGTCGATGATACTGCTGAACTAacaccccctcttctccaggtCACCTGCTGTAGGGTCTCCGGCGCAAGCAAACGACATGTACAAGGTCAACGTTAGCAGACAAAAGACGAGAAAGTGGGCAAACTTCAAACCTCAGAActatgatggtgatgactgGGGCGACGAGTACGAAGACGACGAACCTGAGCCGAACCCACCGCCGCAGTCGAAACCGATGGGACCGCGCTCCCCGACGGAACCACAGCAATTTCAGCGCGCTGTAACCATGCCGGAGAGCACAGGGTCGCTCGCTACGCTTCCATCACAATCTCACCAGCAGCCACGGAAGAGCAGCTTAGATGCCGCAACATCGCCCACAAGCCCGAGCTCGCTGGCTTCGCCGTCCAGATCCCCGTTCGTCCGACCGGCCGATATCTATCGCAAGTtggaggaagaaagaaagcgTTCGTTAGAGTCTCCGAGGCCAGCTTTGAGCAGTGTTACGGGGCCACCTGTTGTCGACCGGCCACAACATGCCGCAGGAGCAGAAGCGGGAAGcaaggaagatgaggaaagAACTGGTGTGAATCGAGATTCGAGACCTGGTTTGGCTACGGTTCCCGAGAGAAGGAGCGAATATGGGCTTGAAGGGCTTCTTGACAGCTACGGATCCGACGAGCCCAGCAATGAACCTGCGAGTTACACTCCTCATTATACAACCTCAGAGGCTCAACCTCCGGCGCATGTTGAAGATTCCAAGGTTGATGTAGGCAAGCAACTCCGGCGATATTCAACAAGCCCCCAGCTACCGCTCGTGACCCGCATGTCGGGCTTTGGCGAAGACCTATTTTCCCCATCAAGCTTTCTCGACAGCTCAAACCGGCAACCTTCTGTCCCGGCCGTTGGTGTCCCAGCCGTTGGTgtcccaacaacaagcacTACTACTGGCACCGCGCAGGTCTCAAATGATCCTTCACGGACACAGTCGCCAGCCCCTACACTTCGTCAACATCAGCCGCAGCAATCACCCAGCACACCAGCAACTCAGGGTATCAATTTGGCGTCGACCGCACCCGAAACCACAGCCGGGGAGACACCGTTGACCCACGATTCAAACCATCCGGTCAGCCCGGCTGCCATGAAGCACGGGGCCGAAACTTCCAGTTCCGCCATTGCGGTTCAACAGGACTCTGGTGCGCCGCCGGGTTCGAACACTCctgcccaacagcagccagccGCAGATCTGCCGCGGGAACCCGCAGCAAACAAACAGTCCAACGAAAAAGGGATTCTCAGACCGTCGTTACCGGGTGGTTGGGTTTCCGAAACCCCAGCGACGCCAGGTGAAGCTTTGCTGCCTTTTCAGATTGAGCCCGTCCCAGCAGCAGTTGAGAGGGCTGGCGGAGACGCAAACTCGGGCACGCCAGCCGAACACGCTGCTTTCAATATGGATAGCTCCCACGCACCTAGCTACGGCGGGGCAAGTCCTGTCAAAGAAAGCGGGCTGCTTGAAACACAAAAAGCACCTCTTCCACGCCCCGCCTCTCCTCGCGCGCTGCCACCACTCAGGACCACAAGCCCTTCGCTCGGCACAACATCTGCGATGGTTCCCGGCCCCGAATCAAAGGTGAGCTACGAAACGACCGAGAAGGTGGAGAGCGACGCTCTTGCGGCTCCCGAACCAACCACTACGACAACGGAAATCTCGGAAATCACGCCCACGGCGCCACTGAATCCACGTCGCGACCCGCCAGAGATCACCACTGATGTACATCCTGTCTTATCTCCGCCATCCTACGGGACTGGGTCCACGCTGGAGGCAGACACAAGCTCGCCTTTGAAGGAGAACGATGTTCTGAGCGAAGAGATTATGAAGTCACTCAGTCCTGTCCAGTCAACAGAAGGATTCGGAAATATTCACGCAGACACCACAGACGCTTATCAAGCAGCCGCGCGGTCCCCTGTTCGGGAAAGCAGCTATCTGGGTGATGTTTATGATGACTACTGGACTGCGAGCGAAGAAAAGGTAGAAGCCGGGTTGCTTGCCGCTGCCGCAACTGGTCAGCAGCCGGAAGCAGGGAGACCCTCCGATGCCCCTAGCGTTTCTGTCGCGGAACCCCCCCGAGAAGAGACAGCTCCGTCGCTGGATGTGAAAGCTGTCGCCCTTTCCGCAAGCTCACCAACTAGCCCCGCGAAACCCGCAGCGTCGGAGGGCGGAGTTGGCAACACACCCGTGATGGAAGATACACGTAAGCGATTCTCATGGGAGGCTGGATTTAGCGATCCAGCGCCTGTGAGTATTCAGCCTGCGGTAAAAGAACCGGCCGCTGAGCCGAAGTCTCTGGCACTTCCGACCATCACAACACTACCTGCCGAGCTGGATGCCGCTCGATCAAGTCCTGCTCCTGGCTTGAAAGCCGACGCTGTGCCTCTTGCGGACACCGTCTCTCAAGCAAGCAGTACCCTTGCCCCTAGATCAGCCAACGCGACACCCATTGAACCACCATCTCCTATCTCAGTCCTTTCAGACAGACCTAATGGCAAAAGCCTAGCATACGCAGATGAAAAGATTGCTGTTGAGCCGCCAACGGGTGAAGAGCGTACATCGCCAACCCCTGAAAATATTGCAccacaagaacaacaacaacaacaacaacaacaacaacaacttgcTTCTTGGGCCGTGACGCCGAGAAAAGGATCCATCAACATCCTTCCATTCCGGCAGGTTCTGGAGATGCCAATGCCGCTTGACAGGATTCGAACCTTTAACGATTCCAGAGCCCAGTTCGCCGCAATCGATACCGGGCTTGATGAGTGGCTCACGATAATGACATCGCGGCACCCCGAGCATACAAACGCATTTGTGGCAGGCTTTGGATCGCAGCAAGGGTTGTCACCGACCGGAGCCCCATCTCAACAGTTTGGTGGCAACGGCGCTCATGGCCTCCCGGCGAACATTCctatgccaccaccacatcaacacggCGCAAGTGGATTTTCACATCTGCAACATAGTGCACAGGTACAGAAGAGCAAGGTGCTCTTGATGGCAGCAGGGAAAGCTGGAAAGGGACTGTTCAGCAAGGGCAGAAACAAGCTCCGGGAAACGGGTGACAAGGTGTTTTCAAGTTCATGATATGtgtcttctttctctttttttgggTCACGAACTTGCCcagctggggttgggttgtATATTGTGTTAATACGGTTGGAAACTACATTATCTTTTTCCAGGTACAGGCATCAGCCACGTGAAGTCAGGTTTGGGCAGGTGGGTaggtggtttgttttggttaggaggagggttttctttttcataTAGGGAGGTGGCATCAGGGTATGGCATACAAACGTTGAAGATCACGGGAATTACACACAGACTGTTGAACAGATAAAAGCTATCATCGCCCATGGAACCTCTTGAAAGAGCATGACCTGTCTTTCACACATCAGACCAATACCTCCAAATGTCATTCTGCAGCAACCGAAACACAGTTATCATCACCGGTCAACGGCGTTTTGCCACACTGAGAGCAACACGATCAGTTCTTGACCCTGCGTAGCCGCCAGGTGATTCTACCCTTTGTGCAGCCTCGGAGTCTATATAAAGTCTCGTTCCATTGCATGAAGCAAGTGGCTTGTCCACCCTTCTACATTAGTTCCCTCATATATATTCCTGTTCCTGCAGTATCAGTCCTCGGCACTTTAGATACACTTCGCTCACGTTGGTCTTTTTGCTTCTACTGCACACGATGGGATCTAGACACCATAAGTCATCATCAGGCACATCtagccaacatcaacctACCCACCATGGACAAGCAGTCACCAACTCAAGGTCGACACCCATGATCAACTACGGGCATGGATCATTTACAAGCTCGGCAGGGGCAGCATCGGGATTCCTCACTCCCTCCATCAACTACGGCACTGGGATGTCACGACGGCTAGTTCCGGGGACATTCCCGCGTGTCGTTTGAGCAGTTGTTGGTAGAGATTCTGCGGAAACCGGTGCAGAGGATGGATGTTTTTTTGGGGCCGGTTCTACCTGTGCTTGATaccgttttttttttatatataaaaaaaaatcatTCCCCTGGGGGAAAAACATCGATTGGCTGGGCGGTACAATTCTTTTGTTCAAGTCTCTTTGGGAAGCTGTT from Podospora pseudoanserina strain CBS 124.78 chromosome 1, whole genome shotgun sequence includes:
- the sed5 gene encoding Integral membrane protein SED5 (COG:U; BUSCO:EOG09263J3H; EggNog:ENOG503NU11) yields the protein MAVAINDRTAEFRHIVSAAKRKQVAKPGSQRLLGGSQQSAANGDAKPKRSEFARSAAEIGRGISATMGKLQKLAQLAKKRSLFDDNPVEVNELTFIIKQDLSRLNEDIRNLQALSRRLHPKPDQEGENNKNILLLLQGKLGDVSANFKDVLEIRTKNIQASRSRTEAFVSNVGQHAQLSLQQSASPLYGTPNRGTPSPGNDLISLNPVVDQQMQLQMMEEGGQNNYIQQRGQAIEAIESTINELGSIFGQLAGMVSEQSEMIQRIDANTEDVVDNVEGAQKELLKYWSRVSSNRWLLAKMFGVLMIFFLLWVLIAG
- a CDS encoding hypothetical protein (EggNog:ENOG503P390), which gives rise to MDDGSYGNVFPTNRSMSPAVGSPAQANDMYKVNVSRQKTRKWANFKPQNYDGDDWGDEYEDDEPEPNPPPQSKPMGPRSPTEPQQFQRAVTMPESTGSLATLPSQSHQQPRKSSLDAATSPTSPSSLASPSRSPFVRPADIYRKLEEERKRSLESPRPALSSVTGPPVVDRPQHAAGAEAGSKEDEERTGVNRDSRPGLATVPERRSEYGLEGLLDSYGSDEPSNEPASYTPHYTTSEAQPPAHVEDSKVDVGKQLRRYSTSPQLPLVTRMSGFGEDLFSPSSFLDSSNRQPSVPAVGVPAVGVPTTSTTTGTAQVSNDPSRTQSPAPTLRQHQPQQSPSTPATQGINLASTAPETTAGETPLTHDSNHPVSPAAMKHGAETSSSAIAVQQDSGAPPGSNTPAQQQPAADLPREPAANKQSNEKGILRPSLPGGWVSETPATPGEALLPFQIEPVPAAVERAGGDANSGTPAEHAAFNMDSSHAPSYGGASPVKESGLLETQKAPLPRPASPRALPPLRTTSPSLGTTSAMVPGPESKVSYETTEKVESDALAAPEPTTTTTEISEITPTAPLNPRRDPPEITTDVHPVLSPPSYGTGSTLEADTSSPLKENDVLSEEIMKSLSPVQSTEGFGNIHADTTDAYQAAARSPVRESSYLGDVYDDYWTASEEKVEAGLLAAAATGQQPEAGRPSDAPSVSVAEPPREETAPSLDVKAVALSASSPTSPAKPAASEGGVGNTPVMEDTRKRFSWEAGFSDPAPVSIQPAVKEPAAEPKSLALPTITTLPAELDAARSSPAPGLKADAVPLADTVSQASSTLAPRSANATPIEPPSPISVLSDRPNGKSLAYADEKIAVEPPTGEERTSPTPENIAPQEQQQQQQQQQQLASWAVTPRKGSINILPFRQVLEMPMPLDRIRTFNDSRAQFAAIDTGLDEWLTIMTSRHPEHTNAFVAGFGSQQGLSPTGAPSQQFGGNGAHGLPANIPMPPPHQHGASGFSHLQHSAQVQKSKVLLMAAGKAGKGLFSKGRNKLRETGDKVFSSS